AGAAAGGAATCTTTTTGGAGATAACTCTATTGATCTGATTCGCTATAAATATTACTGTATCACGTTGATCTTCTGTAGTTGTGCCCCTCTTGCCTGCCTTGATTCAATTCCTAAGGAATATCCTCAAGACGAGTAATAATTATCAGTAATAGTATACTCTTTATCCTTGACAGCGTTCGCATAGGCTTCATCCTTTCCTGTGGAAATCATTTTAGTGACTATAGTTAGAGGCATAAGGGTATTGTGAATCTTAGATTGGTTAGTCATTTCTTCATAtctgtctatttttttttctcatccgtGAGAATGCTTTTATTTTCTAGCTTGAGCACAGCACCTCTTAATTAGGATTTGTTTTTCATATTTCCTTTCACGATATGTGACATGGTTTTTTACTAATTATATTTGGTGTAATACATATCATAAAACTGCAAAAGGGAACAAAGAGAGCATCTTAATGGGAAAGAGAAAGTCAAAAGCGAAGCCACCTCCAAAGAAGAGAATGGACAAGCTTGACACTGTTTTCTGTTGCCCATTCTGCAACCATGGCAGTAGTGTTGAATGTCGCATGTAAGTGACCATTAATATCACCTTCAATTAGTAAGAACGCAAATGAAACATTTTTTTGAAGTTTCCTTCCTCTGACTTTGATCATATTATCTAAAGTTGCCTTGTTGATATTCGATTTGTCAATTATTTTCTTCTGGTATTATGGTGGTTTAATTATTCTTGAtctgtttttttttcatatagTGACATGAAGAACTCGATTGGTGAAGCTTCATGCAGGATATGTCTTGAAAGTTTCAGCACTACTGTCACTGGTATGACTACTTGGTTTCGAAAACTCAATTTTACATGATACAGACATGCTGCACCAATGTTTAACATCATGATTCCTTTTCGGTCCATCTATGAATATTACTAATTTCATAATAGGGATAGCATGAAGTGTTTTCTATTATGGCTTAATATAGTAGGAACACTCCAAAGGCAACACCAATTTATGATATGTCATTTCTCACTTAGGGTTCTATCTCGTACAAATGTGACTTATATACCCTCAAAATGAGCAAAGGAAGAAAGCAATGCACTATCTAGCAGTGCAAAGATAATTATTGGGGAACAAAGCCCAACGTAAGTTGCCCTGAATAGGTTGCTGATGAATCATAGATAGCTAGCTGTTGTGATCTTTTTTCCCACATTAATTATGGTGTTGGCTATTCTTAGAATGAaactcatggttttgctctttgTAAAAGGTACGCCACAATACTAAGAAGCTTGAGTTTCTAGGAGAAAGTTTGTTAGGAAGTGAtatcaattttttatatatataaaaaatcatgAAAGTCTAATTTAAACTAACTGAACTTTCCTGAGGTCAAATCCCTACTTGCCCCCAGTGGAAAGTAATACAATTTGAATGTGTcggaaaattacaaaagaaatggtAAGAAGCATTCATGAGGAACATAGGTCAGTGATACAAGGTTGCCAGAGTGTCCATGGTTTTTCATCTTTCAGAAAGATTTCTATAGCTGCTGTATATAAATTTGATGGTGGGCATTGTTTACAGTTTGCATGTGAACTTGTTTTACAGTAAAAATAAATACTCAGTTTTCTGAGGAATGCCATGAGTTTCTTCATGAAATTTATAGATTGCTATTATTAATGTCGACCATTCTATTTTTAGAGTTTATGACCCTTTGTTACGCTTTGTCATCCGCTGTTTATCTACCTTCTATTTCTATCATTCAAAAACCCTACATAACTcacgttttttttttcctttgcagcaCTCACTGAGCCTATAGATATGTAAGTCAATCTACTTCTCCATGTTTGTTTCAACACAAGGGATTTTTAGCTAACTCGTCTGCTTGCAGATATAGTGAATGGATAGATGAGTGCGAAAGGGTAAACACCGTTGAAGACGACGATGCTTAAAAGTCTTGACTGGTTCTTCTATCACAAATGGGgtaaaatgtattagctaatatgcCTGTATCGAATGTGTTTGGACACTCTGGTTTTGTTAATTTCCACTTCCAAGAGTATTGGATGCCTGTATATACTAGACAAAAATTTATCCATAATTAAGATGAGAAACGCCATGCAACTGAACATCTTAATCTGCATAATTGATGGGCGTTGTACTTGGTCAGTGTGGATTTCCATTAATTACTTTGATACTTCTTTGTTAtcgtttttattttgtttaatcaTTCTTGTGCCACTGCTAAGTATTTATAGTgcacttagaaaaaaaaaacataacaaaTGAACTCTTCACTGCCTAAATAGTAAGTTATATAAGACTTCCAAAAACGTTGCAGTGAAAATTTTCTGAATTACTgctaagaggattaatggagtGTTTGGAAAAGCTTTTGCTTATTTAAAAGTGGTTTTTATATAGATTATTCTAAAGTTTGAGAAGTTAAAGTAGgatttgaaaatagaaattaaaaggtAATAAGTTAGAGAGTTATTATTATGATATTTTAAATATtgtatcaaaattaattttttatatatataaaaataataaaaataaaatatatatatatatatatatatataaatatgtataaaaaattataaaaatataaaatattattttaaaaataaatatagtaAAAGTATAGTGATATTtatgtaaaatgataaatttattaagataaaaaatatgatgataattatataaaatgataaatttattaaggaCATTGATCCTGTCTGATAGTCGAGGTGACGGAAGCAGGGGATGTGGTGCTTCTTTGTGCGATGACTCCATGCAACCTTACAACCATGACTGTGTCAGTGACGAGCCAGGGAAAGGGTGCccagcgttggccctccgacgctcaagtcagttaccgGCAATGTGTGGAAGCAAAGTAATGAACAGTGGAAGCAACAGTAGATtcttgcatacctccgtcgaaccttggaccccctttatataggccTCCTGTAGCGCGCGTGTATGCTTCCCAAGGAGTGTACTCTTCTCGAAGCTTTCTCTGAAAAGATATATcagtaaagtatccctgacacaataccttaacgagccgagtatatctctgaagtgacagtggaagcttctgccgTACGATCTTCTTTCTTAACCAGCCGccgaccatgccgcctgtcaacGGCGCATGCTCCCAAAAAGATAATATGCAGCTAGCGGTGTCTTTTATTGGGTTGAGCGGGATAGTCACTCAAAGGATAACCGCTCGACTTGGGGTTCTTACTTTCTGCTCGGATGAGTGTATTATCTGGCCGAGTGAGATGGTCGCTCGACTGGCGCTCTCGCTGTCCTAATCCATGAGCCATTATTTGGACGAGCGGAAAAGCCGCTCGGCGTGTCCTTGCAAATACCTAACAGTctttgtgagcgtcggaagctcggaacCCCGCCGAGCTATTATGATGTCGGATCGGGTATTCATTATCCCGATCGAGGGAGCGTGCTCCCCGATCAGCCAGTGATATAGGGGCATTTGACCACCTTGACTCTGACATCCACCATGGTACTGACCTCCACCATGACATCGGGGTGGGACCTCcccccttatcaccgcatcataagtctccccttcaagtctagtcgaaggaggttgtagtctgactgactggaccagTGTGCGTCGATTTCCTCTCGATCGACCCTCATCATTATATGGACTCCGGTCAGGATGTACCTGATCCTCGCCGATCGACCTTCTGAAAGTAGTCGCTCAGTCAAGCATGCTCCTTTGATCCGGTTGGGAAAGCAAAGGCTTAcacttagaagaattcttcctcCGTCTATCTTGGGCGAGCGCAGATAGAACTGACGTCACCCTGATTTCTCGAGAAGCATGCAAATCCTTTTTAATTAAGGCAGAGCGAGCTCCCATGCCGATCTTAATTGCCGACCAGTTATAGCGCCCCACGTGGCATGGCTGCAACCGCCGCAGGTCTGACGTGATAGGCATTAATGGCGACGTTTGGCAATTTGAATTAAACGGTCGGATCGTCGACTAGGTTTTcacgacctagatcggacggttcCAGTCGGCCAAACCCGGGGCATATGAGCTCGCTGCCTAGTCGCCTTCTCCACTTCTGCTACCGCGCCCCCGACTTTCGTGTTCTATGGTGATCTCTCGTTCTCCTCCTCCGGCGGCCTTCTGCGCGTCTTCTTCGACCATTTTTCTTCCGACGATCTACATCTTTGTAAGCTTCCTTCCTTCTTCACTTGCCTTCGATCTCCGgcttcttcctgttcttggtgaCCTTCCAGTGGTCTTTTCGCTCTTTCGATCACGTTTCTTCCGCCGTTTTTGCTTCTTTCGCAATGGCTAGCTCTTCTTAGCCGTcggaccccccccccctcccggaCTCTGGTACACCACCATAGAGACCAGGTTCGATGCAGGCGACGCTAAGAGCCTGAAGAACGCTTTTGAGATTCCTCCTGATCACGAGATCATTTTAGCTTCCTCATCTGATCGGCCAAATGAACCGCTGACCGACACCATCTGTCTATTCAGGGACCAATTT
This genomic stretch from Zingiber officinale cultivar Zhangliang chromosome 7A, Zo_v1.1, whole genome shotgun sequence harbors:
- the LOC122002398 gene encoding transcription elongation factor 1 homolog, with translation MGKRKSKAKPPPKKRMDKLDTVFCCPFCNHGSSVECRIDMKNSIGEASCRICLESFSTTVTALTEPIDIYSEWIDECERVNTVEDDDA